The following proteins are co-located in the Triplophysa dalaica isolate WHDGS20190420 chromosome 2, ASM1584641v1, whole genome shotgun sequence genome:
- the ncapg gene encoding condensin complex subunit 3 isoform X3 — translation MTGDTDLEIEEAFRRAQKAHNNKAKLAASLKNGYIKLEDKNEFHEEFIRCLKYAMIIYTREPAVENVIDFVTKFAACFETPVNEEAEEEDEEEEEDENEFLNFLFNFLLESHCANSHAVRFRVCQLVNKLLGSLSENAQIDDDLCDRIHEAMLVRVTDKYPNVRIQAALAMARLQDPNNPDCPTIKAYMLLLENDSNPEVRRAVLSCIAPSAVTLSKIYKRTRDVKEKVRKLAYQVLAEKVHIRALSIAQRVSLLHEGLNDSADSVKEVVKTHLLPAWLRLLQGDVLQMLHKLDVENCAETAVTTLHAIFSMVTSSDELLQNAAGLDERKLIPVDSLTCENVLYWRALCEFVKSKGDEGEEILEQILPEAAIFAEYLYSFLKSITQLSEEQRADMTQLEVVMTQEFVGQQLILLVGCLDTSEEGGRKRMVAVLKEILVLPNTPTSLIGLLVEKLIGILRDDTKKIHVVAEIISDVREPILPIAEPVDENEKRKKQVKLAELRVQIMEAKQSLEECISCQDFSRAAELKDSISQLEELKNQLALEASQSTDNVKEQRVEKSDPETLLKCLMMCAELFKQMSIKRGICPTMTALIESLILPSVSNPNPAVRNMAIVCLGTAALHSKDFANTHLVLLLQITQLDEPKIRISALRALIDQLLLNGLNILQDKPALPASQSPDSPDNSNGNPKQLAKDEVESTVQSILKMLSEFLDSEICELRTETAEGLAKLMYCGRIVSPKLLSRLVLLWYNPVTEDDQRLRHCLGVFLQIYARASRANQECVEESFLLTMRTLFNAPVTSPLSEVDTSNVAELYVELTRPSALLQPAAVQGASVHDSLAVRVCNEILRDVKAPEVRLYCKTLSWLELTTEPGPATNELQLLLKDILQEVKDKYCIRVIEKLRNQLNGDPCTKSASNQDTTLLALDDNTEETVIKDETKPKRAKRGQKKASTAKNGRKTSKADLSSDESDEENVPEAPPSVRPTRRAKMAALDKTKQDLTALINQEANGS, via the exons ATGACTGGAGACACTGATCTTGAGATTGAAGAAGCTTTCAGGCGTGCACAGAAGGCTCACAATAACAAGGCCAAGCTTGCTGCCAGTTTGAAGAACGGATATATTAAG TTGGAGGATAAGAATGAATTCCACGAGGAGTTCATCCGCTGTCTGAAGTATGCCATGATTATTTACACCCGTGAGCCGGCCGTGGAGAATGTCATTGATTTCGTTACAAAGTTTGCCGCTTGTTTTGAGACGCCTGTAAATGAGGAGGCTGAAGAAgaagatgaggaggaggaggaagatgagAATGAATTTTTGAACTTCCTGTTTAACTTCCTGTTGGAG TCTCATTGTGCAAACAGTCATGCGGTACGGTTTCGTGTGTGTCAGCTGGTGAATAAGTTGCTGGGCAGTCTGAGTGAAAATGCACAGATAGACGATGATCTGTGCGATAGGATACATGAGGCTATGCTGGTCAGAGTCACAGACAAATACCCCAATGTCAGGATACAGGCAGCACTAGCAATGGCCCGGCTTCAGGACCCCAATAACCCAGATTGCCCGACTATTAAAG CATATATGCTGCTACTGGAAAATGACTCGAACCCTGAGGTTCGACGGGCTGTGCTTTCATGCATTGCTCCCTCAGCCGTCACACTCTCTAAAATCTACAAACGCACCAGGGACGTCAAAGAGAAAGTCAGGAAACTTGCATATCAG GTGCTTGCGGAGAAAGTGCATATTCGAGCTCTGTCCATTGCTCAGAGAGTCAGTCTACTGCATGAAGGCCTCAATGACTCTGCAG ACTCAGTTAAGGAGGTTGTTAAGACCCATTTGCTGCCTGCGTGGCTTCGCCTGCTGCAGGGAGACGTGTTGCAGATGCTGCACAAACTGGATGTGGAAAATTGCGCAGAGACTGCGGTGACCACACTTCATGCCATCTTCTCAATGGTAACAAGTTCTGATGAGCTCCTGCAGAATGCTGCCGGGTTGGATGAGAG GAAGCTTATTCCTGTGGACTCACTTACATGTGAAAATGTGTTGTACTGGAGAGCATTGTGTGAGTTTGTCAAGAGTAAAGGAGATGAGGGAGAGGAAATACTGGAGCAGATACTTCCTGAAGCAGCAATCTTTGCAGAATATCTCTACAG TTTTCTGAAGAGCATTACTCAGCTTTCAGAGGAGCAGAGAGCTGATATGACGCAGCTTGAGGTGGTGATGACCCAGGAGTTTGTTGGACAGCAGTTGATTCTGCTAGTTGGGTGTTTGGACACCTCTGAGGAGGGTGGCAG GAAACGCATGGTGGCAGTGCTAAAAGAGATTCTTGTGCTGCCCAACACTCCCACCTCACTGATTGGTCTGCTGGTTGAAAAACTGATTGGCATATTACGAGACGACACAAAGAAAATTCATGTG GTGGCTGAAATAATCTCTGACGTGAGAGAGCCCATCCTGCCCATTGCTGAGCCAGTAGATGAGAACGAGAAACGCAAGAAACAAGTGAAA CTGGCTGAGTTGCGAGTGCAGATAATGGAAGCAAAGCAGAGTCTAGAAGAGTGCATCAGCTGTCAGGATTTCAGTCGTGCGGCAGAGCTAAAGGACTCAATCTCTCAGCTGGAGGAGCTCAAGAATCAGCTTGCCCTGGAAGCCTCACAGTCAACTGATAATGTCAAGGAGCAGCGGGTGGAAAAG AGTGATCCAGAGACTCTGTTAAAATGTCTGATGATGTGTGCCGAGTTGTTCAAGCAAATGAGCATCAAGAGAGGGATCTGCCCTACCATGACTGCTCTAATAGAGTCACTG ATATTGCCAAGTGTGTCGAACCCTAACCCTGCTGTTCGTAACATGGCGATTGTCTGCTTGGGAACTGCTGCTCTTCACAGCAAAGACTTTGCCAACACACACCTTGTGCTGCTTTTGCAG ATCACACAACTAGATGAGCCTAAAATCAGGATCAGTGCTCTTAGAGCTCTCATTGATCAGCTTCTGCTCAATGGCCTTAACATCCTGCAAGACAAGCCGGCCCTTCCTGCATCACAGTCACCCGACTCTCCGGATAACAGTAATGGAAATCCTAAGCAATTAGCTAAAGATGAGGTGGAGAGTACCGTGCAGAGCATTCTGAAGATGCTTTCAGAATTTCTTGATAGCGAG ATCTGTGAACTTCGCACTGAAACGGCAGAGGGTCTAGCAAAGCTAATGTACTGTGGCAGAATCGTAAGTCCGAAGCTGCTCTCCCGACTGGTGCTGTTGTGGTATAATCCTGTAACTGAGGATGATCAGAGACTACGCCATTGCCTGGGGGTTTTCTTACAGATTTATGCCCGGGCGAGCAG AGCAAATCAAGAATGTGTTGAAGAGAGCTTCCTGTTGACCATGAGGACACTCTTCAATGCTCCTGTGACGTCTCCTTTATCTGAGGTGGACACTTCCAACGTGGCTGAGCTTTACGTCGAGTTAACACGACCTAGTGCTCTTTTGCAACCTGCTGCTGTACAG GGGGCATCTGTGCACGACTCTCTGGCAGTGCGAGTTTGTAATGAGATCTTGAGGGATGTCAAAGCACCTGAAGTGCGTCTTTACTGTAAGACCCTGAGCTGGCTGGAGCTTACCACTGAACCAGGACCCGCCACCAATGAATTGCAgcttttattaaaagacattttacaG gAAGTAAAagataaatactgtataagGGTTATTGAAAAGCTACGTAACCAGCTTAATGGAGATCCCTGCACTAAATCAGCCAGTAACCAGGACACAACTTTGCTTGCCCTGGATGACAACACTGAAG AGACTGTGATAAAAGATGAGACTAAACCTAAACGTGCTAAAAGAG GCCAGAAGAAAGCATCCACTGCCAAAAATGGTAGGAAAACTAGTAAAGCAGATCTATCCTCTGATGAAAG TGATGAAGAGAATGTTCCTGAAGCCCCTCCATCAGTGCGACCCACTCGACGTGCCAAGATggctgctttggataaaaccaaGCAGGATTTAACGGCTCTCATCAACCAAGAAGCCAATGGTTCCTAA
- the ncapg gene encoding condensin complex subunit 3 isoform X2: MGRGNISINMTGDTDLEIEEAFRRAQKAHNNKAKLAASLKNGYIKLEDKNEFHEEFIRCLKYAMIIYTREPAVENVIDFVTKFAACFETPVNEEAEEEDEEEEEDENEFLNFLFNFLLESHCANSHAVRFRVCQLVNKLLGSLSENAQIDDDLCDRIHEAMLVRVTDKYPNVRIQAALAMARLQDPNNPDCPTIKAYMLLLENDSNPEVRRAVLSCIAPSAVTLSKIYKRTRDVKEKVRKLAYQVLAEKVHIRALSIAQRVSLLHEGLNDSADSVKEVVKTHLLPAWLRLLQGDVLQMLHKLDVENCAETAVTTLHAIFSMVTSSDELLQNAAGLDERKLIPVDSLTCENVLYWRALCEFVKSKGDEGEEILEQILPEAAIFAEYLYSFLKSITQLSEEQRADMTQLEVVMTQEFVGQQLILLVGCLDTSEEGGRKRMVAVLKEILVLPNTPTSLIGLLVEKLIGILRDDTKKIHVVAEIISDVREPILPIAEPVDENEKRKKQVKLAELRVQIMEAKQSLEECISCQDFSRAAELKDSISQLEELKNQLALEASQSTDNVKEQRVEKSDPETLLKCLMMCAELFKQMSIKRGICPTMTALIESLILPSVSNPNPAVRNMAIVCLGTAALHSKDFANTHLVLLLQITQLDEPKIRISALRALIDQLLLNGLNILQDKPALPASQSPDSPDNSNGNPKQLAKDEVESTVQSILKMLSEFLDSEICELRTETAEGLAKLMYCGRIVSPKLLSRLVLLWYNPVTEDDQRLRHCLGVFLQIYARASRANQECVEESFLLTMRTLFNAPVTSPLSEVDTSNVAELYVELTRPSALLQPAAVQGASVHDSLAVRVCNEILRDVKAPEVRLYCKTLSWLELTTEPGPATNELQLLLKDILQEVKDKYCIRVIEKLRNQLNGDPCTKSASNQDTTLLALDDNTEETVIKDETKPKRAKRGQKKASTAKNGRKTSKADLSSDESDEENVPEAPPSVRPTRRAKMAALDKTKQDLTALINQEANGS, translated from the exons ATGGGTCGAGGAAATATCAG CATCAACATGACTGGAGACACTGATCTTGAGATTGAAGAAGCTTTCAGGCGTGCACAGAAGGCTCACAATAACAAGGCCAAGCTTGCTGCCAGTTTGAAGAACGGATATATTAAG TTGGAGGATAAGAATGAATTCCACGAGGAGTTCATCCGCTGTCTGAAGTATGCCATGATTATTTACACCCGTGAGCCGGCCGTGGAGAATGTCATTGATTTCGTTACAAAGTTTGCCGCTTGTTTTGAGACGCCTGTAAATGAGGAGGCTGAAGAAgaagatgaggaggaggaggaagatgagAATGAATTTTTGAACTTCCTGTTTAACTTCCTGTTGGAG TCTCATTGTGCAAACAGTCATGCGGTACGGTTTCGTGTGTGTCAGCTGGTGAATAAGTTGCTGGGCAGTCTGAGTGAAAATGCACAGATAGACGATGATCTGTGCGATAGGATACATGAGGCTATGCTGGTCAGAGTCACAGACAAATACCCCAATGTCAGGATACAGGCAGCACTAGCAATGGCCCGGCTTCAGGACCCCAATAACCCAGATTGCCCGACTATTAAAG CATATATGCTGCTACTGGAAAATGACTCGAACCCTGAGGTTCGACGGGCTGTGCTTTCATGCATTGCTCCCTCAGCCGTCACACTCTCTAAAATCTACAAACGCACCAGGGACGTCAAAGAGAAAGTCAGGAAACTTGCATATCAG GTGCTTGCGGAGAAAGTGCATATTCGAGCTCTGTCCATTGCTCAGAGAGTCAGTCTACTGCATGAAGGCCTCAATGACTCTGCAG ACTCAGTTAAGGAGGTTGTTAAGACCCATTTGCTGCCTGCGTGGCTTCGCCTGCTGCAGGGAGACGTGTTGCAGATGCTGCACAAACTGGATGTGGAAAATTGCGCAGAGACTGCGGTGACCACACTTCATGCCATCTTCTCAATGGTAACAAGTTCTGATGAGCTCCTGCAGAATGCTGCCGGGTTGGATGAGAG GAAGCTTATTCCTGTGGACTCACTTACATGTGAAAATGTGTTGTACTGGAGAGCATTGTGTGAGTTTGTCAAGAGTAAAGGAGATGAGGGAGAGGAAATACTGGAGCAGATACTTCCTGAAGCAGCAATCTTTGCAGAATATCTCTACAG TTTTCTGAAGAGCATTACTCAGCTTTCAGAGGAGCAGAGAGCTGATATGACGCAGCTTGAGGTGGTGATGACCCAGGAGTTTGTTGGACAGCAGTTGATTCTGCTAGTTGGGTGTTTGGACACCTCTGAGGAGGGTGGCAG GAAACGCATGGTGGCAGTGCTAAAAGAGATTCTTGTGCTGCCCAACACTCCCACCTCACTGATTGGTCTGCTGGTTGAAAAACTGATTGGCATATTACGAGACGACACAAAGAAAATTCATGTG GTGGCTGAAATAATCTCTGACGTGAGAGAGCCCATCCTGCCCATTGCTGAGCCAGTAGATGAGAACGAGAAACGCAAGAAACAAGTGAAA CTGGCTGAGTTGCGAGTGCAGATAATGGAAGCAAAGCAGAGTCTAGAAGAGTGCATCAGCTGTCAGGATTTCAGTCGTGCGGCAGAGCTAAAGGACTCAATCTCTCAGCTGGAGGAGCTCAAGAATCAGCTTGCCCTGGAAGCCTCACAGTCAACTGATAATGTCAAGGAGCAGCGGGTGGAAAAG AGTGATCCAGAGACTCTGTTAAAATGTCTGATGATGTGTGCCGAGTTGTTCAAGCAAATGAGCATCAAGAGAGGGATCTGCCCTACCATGACTGCTCTAATAGAGTCACTG ATATTGCCAAGTGTGTCGAACCCTAACCCTGCTGTTCGTAACATGGCGATTGTCTGCTTGGGAACTGCTGCTCTTCACAGCAAAGACTTTGCCAACACACACCTTGTGCTGCTTTTGCAG ATCACACAACTAGATGAGCCTAAAATCAGGATCAGTGCTCTTAGAGCTCTCATTGATCAGCTTCTGCTCAATGGCCTTAACATCCTGCAAGACAAGCCGGCCCTTCCTGCATCACAGTCACCCGACTCTCCGGATAACAGTAATGGAAATCCTAAGCAATTAGCTAAAGATGAGGTGGAGAGTACCGTGCAGAGCATTCTGAAGATGCTTTCAGAATTTCTTGATAGCGAG ATCTGTGAACTTCGCACTGAAACGGCAGAGGGTCTAGCAAAGCTAATGTACTGTGGCAGAATCGTAAGTCCGAAGCTGCTCTCCCGACTGGTGCTGTTGTGGTATAATCCTGTAACTGAGGATGATCAGAGACTACGCCATTGCCTGGGGGTTTTCTTACAGATTTATGCCCGGGCGAGCAG AGCAAATCAAGAATGTGTTGAAGAGAGCTTCCTGTTGACCATGAGGACACTCTTCAATGCTCCTGTGACGTCTCCTTTATCTGAGGTGGACACTTCCAACGTGGCTGAGCTTTACGTCGAGTTAACACGACCTAGTGCTCTTTTGCAACCTGCTGCTGTACAG GGGGCATCTGTGCACGACTCTCTGGCAGTGCGAGTTTGTAATGAGATCTTGAGGGATGTCAAAGCACCTGAAGTGCGTCTTTACTGTAAGACCCTGAGCTGGCTGGAGCTTACCACTGAACCAGGACCCGCCACCAATGAATTGCAgcttttattaaaagacattttacaG gAAGTAAAagataaatactgtataagGGTTATTGAAAAGCTACGTAACCAGCTTAATGGAGATCCCTGCACTAAATCAGCCAGTAACCAGGACACAACTTTGCTTGCCCTGGATGACAACACTGAAG AGACTGTGATAAAAGATGAGACTAAACCTAAACGTGCTAAAAGAG GCCAGAAGAAAGCATCCACTGCCAAAAATGGTAGGAAAACTAGTAAAGCAGATCTATCCTCTGATGAAAG TGATGAAGAGAATGTTCCTGAAGCCCCTCCATCAGTGCGACCCACTCGACGTGCCAAGATggctgctttggataaaaccaaGCAGGATTTAACGGCTCTCATCAACCAAGAAGCCAATGGTTCCTAA
- the ncapg gene encoding condensin complex subunit 3 isoform X1: MGRGNISSINMTGDTDLEIEEAFRRAQKAHNNKAKLAASLKNGYIKLEDKNEFHEEFIRCLKYAMIIYTREPAVENVIDFVTKFAACFETPVNEEAEEEDEEEEEDENEFLNFLFNFLLESHCANSHAVRFRVCQLVNKLLGSLSENAQIDDDLCDRIHEAMLVRVTDKYPNVRIQAALAMARLQDPNNPDCPTIKAYMLLLENDSNPEVRRAVLSCIAPSAVTLSKIYKRTRDVKEKVRKLAYQVLAEKVHIRALSIAQRVSLLHEGLNDSADSVKEVVKTHLLPAWLRLLQGDVLQMLHKLDVENCAETAVTTLHAIFSMVTSSDELLQNAAGLDERKLIPVDSLTCENVLYWRALCEFVKSKGDEGEEILEQILPEAAIFAEYLYSFLKSITQLSEEQRADMTQLEVVMTQEFVGQQLILLVGCLDTSEEGGRKRMVAVLKEILVLPNTPTSLIGLLVEKLIGILRDDTKKIHVVAEIISDVREPILPIAEPVDENEKRKKQVKLAELRVQIMEAKQSLEECISCQDFSRAAELKDSISQLEELKNQLALEASQSTDNVKEQRVEKSDPETLLKCLMMCAELFKQMSIKRGICPTMTALIESLILPSVSNPNPAVRNMAIVCLGTAALHSKDFANTHLVLLLQITQLDEPKIRISALRALIDQLLLNGLNILQDKPALPASQSPDSPDNSNGNPKQLAKDEVESTVQSILKMLSEFLDSEICELRTETAEGLAKLMYCGRIVSPKLLSRLVLLWYNPVTEDDQRLRHCLGVFLQIYARASRANQECVEESFLLTMRTLFNAPVTSPLSEVDTSNVAELYVELTRPSALLQPAAVQGASVHDSLAVRVCNEILRDVKAPEVRLYCKTLSWLELTTEPGPATNELQLLLKDILQEVKDKYCIRVIEKLRNQLNGDPCTKSASNQDTTLLALDDNTEETVIKDETKPKRAKRGQKKASTAKNGRKTSKADLSSDESDEENVPEAPPSVRPTRRAKMAALDKTKQDLTALINQEANGS, translated from the exons ATGGGTCGAGGAAATATCAG CAGCATCAACATGACTGGAGACACTGATCTTGAGATTGAAGAAGCTTTCAGGCGTGCACAGAAGGCTCACAATAACAAGGCCAAGCTTGCTGCCAGTTTGAAGAACGGATATATTAAG TTGGAGGATAAGAATGAATTCCACGAGGAGTTCATCCGCTGTCTGAAGTATGCCATGATTATTTACACCCGTGAGCCGGCCGTGGAGAATGTCATTGATTTCGTTACAAAGTTTGCCGCTTGTTTTGAGACGCCTGTAAATGAGGAGGCTGAAGAAgaagatgaggaggaggaggaagatgagAATGAATTTTTGAACTTCCTGTTTAACTTCCTGTTGGAG TCTCATTGTGCAAACAGTCATGCGGTACGGTTTCGTGTGTGTCAGCTGGTGAATAAGTTGCTGGGCAGTCTGAGTGAAAATGCACAGATAGACGATGATCTGTGCGATAGGATACATGAGGCTATGCTGGTCAGAGTCACAGACAAATACCCCAATGTCAGGATACAGGCAGCACTAGCAATGGCCCGGCTTCAGGACCCCAATAACCCAGATTGCCCGACTATTAAAG CATATATGCTGCTACTGGAAAATGACTCGAACCCTGAGGTTCGACGGGCTGTGCTTTCATGCATTGCTCCCTCAGCCGTCACACTCTCTAAAATCTACAAACGCACCAGGGACGTCAAAGAGAAAGTCAGGAAACTTGCATATCAG GTGCTTGCGGAGAAAGTGCATATTCGAGCTCTGTCCATTGCTCAGAGAGTCAGTCTACTGCATGAAGGCCTCAATGACTCTGCAG ACTCAGTTAAGGAGGTTGTTAAGACCCATTTGCTGCCTGCGTGGCTTCGCCTGCTGCAGGGAGACGTGTTGCAGATGCTGCACAAACTGGATGTGGAAAATTGCGCAGAGACTGCGGTGACCACACTTCATGCCATCTTCTCAATGGTAACAAGTTCTGATGAGCTCCTGCAGAATGCTGCCGGGTTGGATGAGAG GAAGCTTATTCCTGTGGACTCACTTACATGTGAAAATGTGTTGTACTGGAGAGCATTGTGTGAGTTTGTCAAGAGTAAAGGAGATGAGGGAGAGGAAATACTGGAGCAGATACTTCCTGAAGCAGCAATCTTTGCAGAATATCTCTACAG TTTTCTGAAGAGCATTACTCAGCTTTCAGAGGAGCAGAGAGCTGATATGACGCAGCTTGAGGTGGTGATGACCCAGGAGTTTGTTGGACAGCAGTTGATTCTGCTAGTTGGGTGTTTGGACACCTCTGAGGAGGGTGGCAG GAAACGCATGGTGGCAGTGCTAAAAGAGATTCTTGTGCTGCCCAACACTCCCACCTCACTGATTGGTCTGCTGGTTGAAAAACTGATTGGCATATTACGAGACGACACAAAGAAAATTCATGTG GTGGCTGAAATAATCTCTGACGTGAGAGAGCCCATCCTGCCCATTGCTGAGCCAGTAGATGAGAACGAGAAACGCAAGAAACAAGTGAAA CTGGCTGAGTTGCGAGTGCAGATAATGGAAGCAAAGCAGAGTCTAGAAGAGTGCATCAGCTGTCAGGATTTCAGTCGTGCGGCAGAGCTAAAGGACTCAATCTCTCAGCTGGAGGAGCTCAAGAATCAGCTTGCCCTGGAAGCCTCACAGTCAACTGATAATGTCAAGGAGCAGCGGGTGGAAAAG AGTGATCCAGAGACTCTGTTAAAATGTCTGATGATGTGTGCCGAGTTGTTCAAGCAAATGAGCATCAAGAGAGGGATCTGCCCTACCATGACTGCTCTAATAGAGTCACTG ATATTGCCAAGTGTGTCGAACCCTAACCCTGCTGTTCGTAACATGGCGATTGTCTGCTTGGGAACTGCTGCTCTTCACAGCAAAGACTTTGCCAACACACACCTTGTGCTGCTTTTGCAG ATCACACAACTAGATGAGCCTAAAATCAGGATCAGTGCTCTTAGAGCTCTCATTGATCAGCTTCTGCTCAATGGCCTTAACATCCTGCAAGACAAGCCGGCCCTTCCTGCATCACAGTCACCCGACTCTCCGGATAACAGTAATGGAAATCCTAAGCAATTAGCTAAAGATGAGGTGGAGAGTACCGTGCAGAGCATTCTGAAGATGCTTTCAGAATTTCTTGATAGCGAG ATCTGTGAACTTCGCACTGAAACGGCAGAGGGTCTAGCAAAGCTAATGTACTGTGGCAGAATCGTAAGTCCGAAGCTGCTCTCCCGACTGGTGCTGTTGTGGTATAATCCTGTAACTGAGGATGATCAGAGACTACGCCATTGCCTGGGGGTTTTCTTACAGATTTATGCCCGGGCGAGCAG AGCAAATCAAGAATGTGTTGAAGAGAGCTTCCTGTTGACCATGAGGACACTCTTCAATGCTCCTGTGACGTCTCCTTTATCTGAGGTGGACACTTCCAACGTGGCTGAGCTTTACGTCGAGTTAACACGACCTAGTGCTCTTTTGCAACCTGCTGCTGTACAG GGGGCATCTGTGCACGACTCTCTGGCAGTGCGAGTTTGTAATGAGATCTTGAGGGATGTCAAAGCACCTGAAGTGCGTCTTTACTGTAAGACCCTGAGCTGGCTGGAGCTTACCACTGAACCAGGACCCGCCACCAATGAATTGCAgcttttattaaaagacattttacaG gAAGTAAAagataaatactgtataagGGTTATTGAAAAGCTACGTAACCAGCTTAATGGAGATCCCTGCACTAAATCAGCCAGTAACCAGGACACAACTTTGCTTGCCCTGGATGACAACACTGAAG AGACTGTGATAAAAGATGAGACTAAACCTAAACGTGCTAAAAGAG GCCAGAAGAAAGCATCCACTGCCAAAAATGGTAGGAAAACTAGTAAAGCAGATCTATCCTCTGATGAAAG TGATGAAGAGAATGTTCCTGAAGCCCCTCCATCAGTGCGACCCACTCGACGTGCCAAGATggctgctttggataaaaccaaGCAGGATTTAACGGCTCTCATCAACCAAGAAGCCAATGGTTCCTAA